From Passer domesticus isolate bPasDom1 chromosome 20, bPasDom1.hap1, whole genome shotgun sequence, one genomic window encodes:
- the CD7 gene encoding T-cell antigen CD7 isoform X1, with translation MPWMLFLPNASLLLLLLPCFPALDDRGNEQSTDVISAWEGDSINITCPINGSQWQVNMVLRAIRERQSRDVIHCPKEKSPSVNPTFASRIEWSKEGGNLRTTLHRLKESDSGTYVCCEMVEINGNPKEIYRKTTTVVVKAVSRRPVEQSPLHANPEQGQSVSITCVLKSSAEDEFLLLRTHVQPNKVLSVSKLNILKVSPDFENRLEYSREGNRIVVTLHKLQEKDSDNYVCAQEVQDSPLLSASGTMVLVKEVKQACEKSSWELYGLLVAVALLFCALVCCTLYRVDVKKYFQKKKPNVVYEDMSYNSRRNTLVRNNTYSKDLVLGPILALSWKSPAQR, from the exons ATGCCGTGGATGCTGTTTCTCCCAAATGCATCCCTCTTGCTTCTGCTTCTCCCGTGCTTCCCTGCCCTGGATG ACAGAGGAAATGAACAGTCCACAGACGTTATCAGTGCTTGGGAAGGAGACTCCATCAACATAACTTGCCCAATTAATGGTTCACAATGGCAAGTGAATATGGTCTTGAGAGCTATCAGAGAGAGACAGAGTCGTGACGTGATACATTGTCCCAAGGAGAAATCTCCATCTGTCAATCCTACCTTTGCTAGTCGCATCGAGTGGTCAAAGGAAGGGGGGAATCTCAGGACAACCCTGCACAGGTTAAAGGAATCTGATTCTGGAACCTACGTGTGCTGTGAGATGGTTGAAATCAATGGCAATCCCAAAGAGATATACAGGAAGACAACCACAGTAGTGGTCAAAG CTGTATCCAGAAGGCCTGTGGAGCAGTCACCACTCCATGCCAACCCTGAGCAAGGCCAGTCTGTCAGCATCACCTGTGTGTTGAAAAGCTCAGCTGAAGATGAGTTCCTCTTGCTCAGGACTCACGTGCAGCCTAATAAAGTTCTGTCTGTGTCAAAACTCAACATTTTAAAGGTTTCTCCTGACTTTGAGAATCGCTTGGAGTATTCAAGGGAAGGAAATAGAATTGTGGTAACTTTACACAAGCTACAGGAAAAGGACAGTGATAATTACGTCTGTGCCCAGGAGGTGCAGGattcccctctgctctcagcGAGTGGCACCATGGTGCTGGTTAAAG aagTGAAGCAGGCATGTGAGAAGAGCTCCTGGGAGCTGTATGGCCTTCTCGTGGCGGTGGCTCTGCTGTTCTGTGCCCTGGTGTGCTGCACCTTGTACCGTGTGGAT gtgaagaaatatttccagaagaaaaagCCCAATGTGGTATATGAAGACATGTCCTACAACTCCAGACGGAACACCCTGGTCAGAAACAACACCTATTCCAAAG ACTTGGTACTGGGACCAATTCTGGCTTTGTCCTGGAAAAGCCCAGCTCAGAGATAG
- the CD7 gene encoding T-cell antigen CD7 isoform X2 produces the protein MPWMLFLPNASLLLLLLPCFPALDDRGNEQSTDVISAWEGDSINITCPINGSQWQVNMVLRAIRERQSRDVIHCPKEKSPSVNPTFASRIEWSKEGGNLRTTLHRLKESDSGTYVCCEMVEINGNPKEIYRKTTTVVVKAVSRRPVEQSPLHANPEQGQSVSITCVLKSSAEDEFLLLRTHVQPNKVLSVSKLNILKVSPDFENRLEYSREGNRIVVTLHKLQEKDSDNYVCAQEVQDSPLLSASGTMVLVKEVKQACEKSSWELYGLLVAVALLFCALVCCTLYRVDVKKYFQKKKPNVVYEDMSYNSRRNTLVRNNTYSKGSVCL, from the exons ATGCCGTGGATGCTGTTTCTCCCAAATGCATCCCTCTTGCTTCTGCTTCTCCCGTGCTTCCCTGCCCTGGATG ACAGAGGAAATGAACAGTCCACAGACGTTATCAGTGCTTGGGAAGGAGACTCCATCAACATAACTTGCCCAATTAATGGTTCACAATGGCAAGTGAATATGGTCTTGAGAGCTATCAGAGAGAGACAGAGTCGTGACGTGATACATTGTCCCAAGGAGAAATCTCCATCTGTCAATCCTACCTTTGCTAGTCGCATCGAGTGGTCAAAGGAAGGGGGGAATCTCAGGACAACCCTGCACAGGTTAAAGGAATCTGATTCTGGAACCTACGTGTGCTGTGAGATGGTTGAAATCAATGGCAATCCCAAAGAGATATACAGGAAGACAACCACAGTAGTGGTCAAAG CTGTATCCAGAAGGCCTGTGGAGCAGTCACCACTCCATGCCAACCCTGAGCAAGGCCAGTCTGTCAGCATCACCTGTGTGTTGAAAAGCTCAGCTGAAGATGAGTTCCTCTTGCTCAGGACTCACGTGCAGCCTAATAAAGTTCTGTCTGTGTCAAAACTCAACATTTTAAAGGTTTCTCCTGACTTTGAGAATCGCTTGGAGTATTCAAGGGAAGGAAATAGAATTGTGGTAACTTTACACAAGCTACAGGAAAAGGACAGTGATAATTACGTCTGTGCCCAGGAGGTGCAGGattcccctctgctctcagcGAGTGGCACCATGGTGCTGGTTAAAG aagTGAAGCAGGCATGTGAGAAGAGCTCCTGGGAGCTGTATGGCCTTCTCGTGGCGGTGGCTCTGCTGTTCTGTGCCCTGGTGTGCTGCACCTTGTACCGTGTGGAT gtgaagaaatatttccagaagaaaaagCCCAATGTGGTATATGAAGACATGTCCTACAACTCCAGACGGAACACCCTGGTCAGAAACAACACCTATTCCAAAG GGTCAGTTTGTCTTTGA